The Streptomyces laurentii region GAGCTCGGCGATGAGCCGTTTGATGCGGCCGGCGTCGGCGTCGACGGTCTCCAGCATCAGCCGCTTCTGGTCGTCGGTGAAGCGCTCCCATTTGGCGAGGAGCGTGGCGGTGAAGCCCTTGACGGAGGTGAGCGGCGAGCGCAGTTCGTGGGCGACCGTGGCGATCAGCTCGGCGTGGCTGCGTTCGGTACGGCGGCGGGCCTCGGTGCCGCGCAGCGAGACGACGACCCGGCGGACGGGGCCGGTGGGGCGGGTGCGCAGATAGCGGGCGGAGACCAGGACCTCGCGGCCGCCGGGAAGCAGCAGATTGCGTTCGGGCTGGCCGCGGCGGGTGGCGAGGCCGCCGTACGGGTCGGTGAGCGCCCACCAGCGGTGGCCCTTGAGGTCTTCGAGGGGCAGCGCCTGGTCGAGCGGGCGGCCGAGGGCCCGGGCGCCGGGCACGGCCGTGATGCGGCTGGCGGCGGCGTTGAAGCAGATGATCCGGCCGGTCTCGTCGGCGACGACCAGGCCGTCGGGCAGGTCGTCGGGGTCGATCCCGAGCTCCGGTCCGAATCCGTACCCCGGGCCGGACCCGGAACCGGGTCCGTTTTCCGGACCGCCGCCCGCGCTGACGCCGGCGCCCGGGTGGCCGCCGCCCGGTCCTGGACCGGCTCCCGGCGCAGACGCCGGGGCGGGCCGGGTGTCCGGGCCGGGTCCCGGCCCTGATCCGGACCGCGGGGCGGCTTCGCTTCCGTACGGGACGGGGGCGGCGCGCGGCCCGGGTACGGGTGGAGGTTCCGCCCCGTATGGCGCGGCGCTCCGTGCCTGTGCGGGACTGCCCGTACCGACTGTCATCCCCTTATCCCACCCCTCCGTGTAACGCAGTGGGCCCCGAGTTGGTCACCCTACTAGGCCCAGGGGGCGCATGGAGGGATCAGAGGGTGGTTCGGGGCGGGCGCTGGGCGCGCGCGGAGGCGTACAGGCACACGGCGGCGGCGGTCGCGAGGTTGAGGCTCTCGGCCTTGCCGTGGATCGGGACGCGGACGACGGCGTCGGCGAGGGCGCGGGTCTCCTCGGGCAGGCCCCAGGCCTCGTTGCCGAAGACCCAGGCGGTGGGGCCGCCCATGGTGCCGGCGTCCAGTTCGTCGTCGAGGTCGTCCTGGCCGGCGCCGTCGGCCGCGAGGATCCGTACGCCGACGCTCTTGAGGCCCGCGACGGCCTGCTCGACGGGGACGCCGACGGCGACCGGGAGGTGGAAGAGCGAGCCGACGGAGGCGCGGACGGACTTGGGGTTGTACAGGTCCACGGAGGCGTCGGTGAGGACGACGGCGTCGGCTCCGGCGGCGTCGGCGCAGCGGAGCACGGTGCCGGCGTTCCCGGGGTCGCGGACGTGGGCGAGCACGGCGACGAGCTTGGGCCGGGCGGCCAGGATGTCCTCGAACGGCGAGTCGAGGAAGTGGCACACGCCGACGAGGCCCTGCGGGGTGACCGTCTGGGAGACCTCGGCGAGGACCGCGTCGGAGGCGTGGTGGACGCGGGCGCCGGAGGCGCGGGCCGCGTCGACGATGGCGGCGTAGCGCTCGGCGGCCTCGACCGTCGTGAAGAGCTCGACGAGGGTGGGCCGGCCGGCGGTGCCGCGGTGCTCGACGGCCTCGCGGACGGCCTGCGGGCCCTCGGCGAGGAAGAGGCGGTCCTTGCCCCGGAAACTGCGCTTGGCGAGCCGCCGGGCGGCGACGACGCGCGGTGAACGCGGGGAGATCAGCTCGGGGGTGGCCATGTGCCTGCGGCTCTCTGACTCAAGTGACGGCAGCGGTGGGCGGGGTGGCCGGCGCCGGACGGCGGACCTTGGGGTCGGTGCCGGGCGGACGGCCGGAAGGGGCGGTCAACGCGCCGGACCCGCAGGCGCGGGGCCTGCGGGTCCGGGCAGAAGTACTGCGGCCTGGAAGATCAGGCAGCGGCCTTCGGGGCGTTGACGTCGGCCGGGAGGGCCTTCTGCGCAACCTCGACCAGCGCGGCGAACGCGTTGGAGTCGTTGACCGCGAGCTCGGCCAGGATCTTGCGGTCGACCTCGATGTTGGCGGCCTTCAGACCCTGGATGAGGCGGTTGTACGTCATGCCGTTCTGGCGGGCAGCGGCGTTGATGCGCTGGATCCACAGCTGACGGAAGTCGCCCTTGCGCTTCTTGCGGTCGTTGTAGTTGTAGACCAGCGAGTGGGTGACCTGCTCCTTGGCCTTGCGGTAGAGGCGCGAACGCTGACCGCGGTAGCCGGAAGCCTGCTCGAGGATCGCCCGGCGCTTCTTGTGGGCGTTGACTGCCCGCTTGACGCGTGCCACTTCTTAACTCCTTGTAGCGGGGCCGTGGGGGTACTCACACGACCCGAAAAACGGATGGGTCCCGGTCTCGACCGGATGCCCTCGTCGCCGAGGGCGGGAGATCAGATCAGATGCCCAGCATCTTCTTGATCTTGGCGGAGTCACCCGGGGCCATCTCGGCGTTGCCGGTGAGGCGACGCGTCAGCTTGGACGACTTGTGCTCGAGCAGGTGGCGCTTGCCGGCGCGCTCGCGCATGATCTTGCCGGAGCCGGTGACCTTGAAGCGCTTCTTGGCACCGGAGTGCGTCTTGTTCTTCGGCATGGCGCCGTTATCTCCTCGTCAGTGGCGCTCCCCCGGTGCGGACACCGGTACTGCCGGGAGCGTCAATTCTTCGTTTGATGGTTCCGGGCGGAACCCGGGGCCGCCGTCCGGCAGCCCCGTGGGATCACGCCTCGGGGTTCTCGGCCGGCATGTCGACCGGAGTGTCGGCCGACAGGTCGGCCGAAGCCTCGTCGTCGTCCTGGGCCGAGACGGGCGCACCGCCCAGACGCTCGGCCTTGCGGGCGGCCTGCGCCTCGCGGGCCTCGGCCATGGCCTCGGTCTTCTTCTTGTGCGGGCCCAGAACCATGATCATGTTCCGGCCGTCCTGCTTCGGGTTGGACTCGACGAAGCCGAGATCCTGAACATCCTCCGCGAGGCGCTGCAGCAGTCGGTAGCCGAGCTCCGGCCGGGACTGCTCACGACCACGGAACATGATCGTGATCTTGACCTTGTCACCCTGCTTGAGGAACCGGACGACGTGACCCTTCTTGGTGTCATAGTCGTGCGGGTCGATCTTCGGCCGGAGCTTCATCTCCTTGATGACCGTGTGCGCCTGGTTCTTGCGCGCCTCACGGGCCTTCATGGCCGACTCGTACTTGAACTTCCCGTAGTCCATGAGCTTGCACACGGGCGGACGGGCGTTCGCCGCTACCTCGACAAGATCGAGGTCGTACTCCTGTGCGAGCTCCAGGGCCTTCGCAAGCGGCACAATGCCAACCTGCTCGCCGCTGGGGCCGACAAGACGCACCTCGGGAACGCGAATCCGCTCGTTGATGCGGGGCTCGGCGCTGATGGATCCTCCTCGGTTGCACCACGCGACCGCCTGGCGGACGGACACGTCACGGTAGAACTGTCGAGACCAACCGAGCCGATGCAAGAAAAATGCCCCGGACGGGACACAGGCGGGGCTCCAAGGAAACCGGAGCGCCGCGGTCAACCGCGGGGCGCGTCATCGGGCGGCCCCATCGTCCGTACGGAACGATGGTCGCCACCAGACCGGTGACCCGCCGTCCGTGAGGACGGCCAGGTGGGAGTTCGGAGCCTCCACTTGTGGGCCGGACACACAGGTATCCAGCCGGTCTTTATGTGCCACAACCTTAGCAGGACCCTCTGGTCGGCGCGAACCACGCCGCGGCTTAGGCTGTGGGGCATGAGCGAGACGCCCCAGAACGAGTCGACCGACTCCGCCGTTCCTTCGAACCCTTCGGACACGCCCGACTTCTCCGCGATGACGCGTGACATCGCCGAGGTGCCGGCGGTCGAGGTGATCGTGACGGTCGCCGTCAACCTGATGAGCGCCGCCGCCGTGAAGCTCGGCCTCACCGAGGAGGGCGACGAGTACAAGGACCTCGACGAGGCCCGCAAGCTGATCCACACGCTCGCCGGCCTGCTCGACGCCGGTGTGCCGGAGATCTCCTCCTTCCACGCCTCGCCGCTGCGCGACGGCCTGAAGTCGCTCCAGCTGGCCTTCCGCGAGGCCTCCTTCGTGCCGGACGAGCCGGGCCAGGGCCCGGGCGAGAAGTACACCGGACCGGTGTACGGCTAGAAACCTCGAAGAGCCCCGGACCCTCGCGGGATCCGGAGCTCTCGGAGTCCTACGATCCACCACGACACACCTCCGGCCGCCACGGGTACATCCGTGGCGGCCGGAGGTGGTTCATGGGGGGCACCGCTCGGCGTGGGACCGAGGAGACCGACACGGCTCCCTCAGGTGCCACCGTCCTCGTCCTTGTCCGTACGGGACCGGGCGGCCCGCCGCAGCCGGTGGTGGCGGGCCGCGCCCTGCTCGGTGATCGCCTCGCCCACCATGGCGCGCACCGCGTCCCGCACGCCGTGCAGCGCGGGATGCCGGGCGGGGCCCGCGCCCGGGTCCGTCCGCAGCTCCTTCAGCAGCGCCCAGCACAGGCCCAGCATCACGAGCACGAAGGGCAGCGCCACCAGGATCGTCGCGGTCTGCAACGAGGACAGCCCGCCGGCGACCAGCAGGACGGCGGCGACCGCCGCCATGAGCACACCCCACGCCACCACCAGCCAGGTCGGCGGGTTCAGCGCGCCGCGGCTGGTCAGTGAGCCCATCACCAGCGAGGCCGAGTCGGCGCTGGTGACGAAGTAGGTCATGACCAGGAGCATCGCCAGGTACGAGGTGACTGTGCCGATCGGCAGCGCGTCCAGCATGGCGAACAGCGACGCCTCCGCCCCGGTCTTCACCGAGCCCGCCAGATCGGCGGCGCCGGTCGACTCCAGACGGATGGCGGTGCCACCCATCACGCAGAACCAGACCACCGTCGCCCCCGAGGGCACGAGCAGCACCCCGACCAGGAACTCGCGCACCGTCCGGCCGCGCGAGATACGGGCGATGAAGGTGCCGACGAACGGCGCCCAGGACAGCCACCACGCCCAGTAGAAGATCGTCCATGCCCCCAGCCAGGCCCGGTCCGAGAACGCGCCGGTGCGGCTCGCCATCGGCACCACGTCGTGCAGGAAGCCACCGAGCGACGCGGGGATCGTGTCCAGGATGTAGACGGTCGGCCCCAGAAGGAACACGAAGGCCGCCAGGGCCGCGGCGAGGACGATGTTGAGGGTGGACAGCCACTTCACACCCTTGTGCAGACCGGAGAACGCGGACAGCACGAACGCCGCCGAGAGCGTGGCGATGATGATCAGCTCGGTGGCCGTGGAAGCCCGCACGCCGGCGGTCAGATGGAGGCCCTCCGCCACCTGGAGCGCGCCCAGGCCCAGGCTGGTGGCCGTCCCGAAGACCGTCGCGAAGACGGCGAGCAGGTCGATGGCCCGGCCCGGCCAGGCGGCCGCCCGGCGCTCGCCGAGCAGCGGCACGAAGGCGGCGCTGAGGGTGTTGCCGCGGCCCTTGCGGAAGCCCGCGTAGGCGAGGGCGAGACCGGCGATGCCGTAGATGGCCCACGGGACGAACGTCCAGTGGAAGAACGAGTACTCCAGGGCGACCCGGGCCGCGTCGCCCGTGCCGGCCGCGACGCCGGTCGCCGGGGCGGGCTGAGGAAGTGCTGGAGTGGCTCCCCCACTCCGTAGAACATCAGGCCGATGCCCATCCCCGCGCTGAACATCATGGCGATCCAGGCGAGGTTCGAGAACTCCGGCTCGGAGTCGTCGGCGCCGAGCCGGATCCGGCCGAACCGGCTCACCGCGATCACCAGGCACAGGACGAGGAAGACGTCGGCGGCGGTCACGAACAGCCAGGCGAAGTTGGCGAGGACCCAGCCGAGGGCCGTGGAGGAAGCGGTGTCGAAGGACGCCTTGCCGAGGGCCGCCCAGCCGACCAGGCCGACGACCGCCGCCATGCCGATCCCGATGACCTTCGCGTCGGGGCGGGGATTCCGTCCGGGTTCCCGGGCCGTCCGTTCGGTGCTCATGGGGCCCCACTATGGAGGCGCCGCAGCCGGACGCCGGGAGGGCACGCCGCCCCACGCCGTACATCGGGCCGTACGTCGGGTCGTGCACCGGGGCGTACAGCGGGCCGGGCATCGGAAAGGGCGGCCGACGGCACGAAGCCCGCACCGCCGACCGCCCACCGGCCGCTGGGCCGGTACCCGCTCAGTTCCTGACGTAGAAGGGCTCGCCCGGAGGCGTCGCCGAGGCCGGCAGCAGGGCCAGGTCGAGGCCGCGCACCAGGCGGGCCCTCAGCGTCTCGTCGGCCGCGAGGGCGCGGGCCACGCGCTGGGCGGCCTCGGCCGGGGCCGCGTCCTCGGCGAGGACCAGGGCGAGGGTGCCGTCGGCGGAGCCGGGGCCCAGGTGGGCGCTGAGCACGGCGGGCTCGGCGGCGACGGCCGCCCGTACCGCGTCCCGTACCGCCGGGTCGTCCAGCGGGTCCACGCTGGTCCGGCCCTCCGCGAGGGCGAGCAGGGCCGAGCCGGTCACCTGGTAGGGCACCGGGCCCGACATGTCCAGAACGAGGGTGTCGGCCTTCTCGTGGACGAGGGCTGCGAGGGCCTGGTGGAGCGGGACGGCGACGGGCCGGGCACCCGGGTCCCACAGATGCAGCGATTCCATCGAGGTGAAGGCGGGCAGCGCGCGCCGGTCGCCGGCGGTGAGCGTGGGCACCGCCATGTCGCTCGTCTTCTCCTTCTTCAGGCCCGTCTCGGGATCGATCTCGATCTCGCCGAGGACGGCGACGACGGGAACGAGCAGCCGGGCGTCCTGGAGAGCGGCGAGGACGGGCCCGTGCGCGGTCCGGTCCTCCGCCCAGGCCGCGAGCGCCGCGGCGAGCCGCGGGTCGGCGGAGCCGTCGTCGTCGGAGTAACCGGGGTCAGGGATGTTCTTGAGCTCCACGCCCCGAGCCTAACCGGCCGGGGTCCGGCCGGTGGACCTGGGCCGATCGGCCCGCCCGCCCGTCCCCTCCCGCGCGTATGGCGGCTCAGCGCGTACGGCCGCCGCGCCACAGGGCGACGGCGGCGGCCAGGAAGAGCACGCCGACACCGCCGACGAGGGGCGCGAGGAGACCGATGGGGCGGGAGTCGTCGGCGTCGGGCTCCGGGCCGTTGCCGAAGTAGCGGCCCGTGTAGCCGGTGACGGCGCTCTTCGTGTCGGCGCCCTTGAGTCCGTCGGCCGCCTTGATCGCGGCGGCGGGGTCGACCGTCCCGTACCCCTTGTCGTCGCTGCGGCCGCCGTCGGGGCGGCTGCGCGCGGTGTCGACGAGGAGCCGCTTGATCTGGGCGGGCGTCAGGTCGGGATGGGCCGAGCGGATCAGGGCGACGGCGCCGGAGGCGAACGCGGCGGCGGCGCTGGTGCCCCAGCCCTCGTAGTAGCGGCGGTCGGGGTCGGCGATGACGATGTCGACGCCGGGCGCGCTGACCGTGGCGTACCAGCGGCTGGTGGAGAACGCGGCGTGGGTGCCGTAGCGGTCGACGGCGGCGACGGCGATGACGCCCGGGTAGGCGGCGGGGAAGGAGATGTGGTCGCCCTTCTCGCCGCCGTTGCCTGCCGAGGCGACGACGGAGACGCCCTTGTCGAGGGCGTACTGGACGGCGGCGTCCTCGCCCGCGTCGGGATGGGCGGACTCGGAGTCGTCGCCGAGGGAGAGGTTGATGACGTCGGCGCCGTGGTCGGTGGCCCAGCGGATGCCCTCGGCGAGCGCGGTGCCGCGGCTCTTGCGGGCCTTGTCGCGCTGCTTGTCGGAGCCTTCGAGGATGACCCGCACGGGCAGGATCCTGACCTTCGGGGCGACACCGAGGACACCGTCCCCGCCGCCGGGTCCGTGGCCGTGCCCGGCGATGATGCCGGCCATCGCGGTGCCGTGACGGGCCCAGGCCCGGTCGCCGCGGGCGGCGCCGAAGCCGATGAGGTCGGTGCCGGGCAGGACGGAGCCTTCGAGGTCGGGGTGGGTGGCGTCGACGCCGGTGTCGAGGACGGCGACGGTGACGCCCTCGCCGCGGGTGGTCTGCCAGACCGTGCCGGTGTGCAGCGCTTCGAGACCCCACTGACGGGCCCGGATGGTGTCGGCGTACGCGGGCGTGGTGGTGGCCGGGAGCACGGCGAAGGCGGTCGCGAGCAGGGCGGCGGCGGTACGGCGCGGGGTCACCGCTTGTCCTCCTCGACGGTGGCGGCGACGGTCCGGCGCAGGGCCTGCTCCACGGCCTCGCCGACGCCCTTGGCCTCGTGGCCGAGGCCGGCCTGGGCGACGGGGCTGGTGCGCTTGGGCGTCATCGCGCGGGCGGCGGGTTCGGGCGCGGCCACGGTGCGGCCGTCGGCGAAGCCGGACACGGTGGTGACGACCACGGGCAGGTCGGCCGGCACGTGCCGCCACCAGCTGGCGCGCTGGGCGGCGCCGAAGTGGGCGGCGACGGTGCCGGGGCCGGCCAGGGCGGGCGGGAGTTCGTCGGCGGCGCGGGCGCCGAGGGTCTTCATGGTGGCGGGGTCGGCCTGGGTGAAGGCCAGGGCCACGGTGACGACCTGGGAGGACGTCGCGTCGGTGTACGTGGCGCGCAGGACGCGGTCGCAGCCGACGGCGCTCAGCGCCGCGTACAGCTTCGGCGGCAGGTTCTCGGCGGAGCAGGCGGTGTCGGTGGCGACGACGATCCGGGTCCAGGTGCGGGGCGCGCCGCCGGGGCCGGCCGAGGGGCCGGGGAGGGTGCGGGGGAAGAGCGTGTCGACGGGGGCGTCGTGCCAGAGCGCGCGGGCGGGGGTGAAGCCCGGGGGCTCGTCGCGTTCGTTCGGGCCGCTGTCGGTGAGCAGCGCGCCGGCCGCGGCGCCGCCGACGAGTCCGGCGGCGAGGACGGCGCAGACGGCGGCGCCCACGACCCGGCCGGTGCGGCGGCCTGGGACGGGGCGGAGGCGGGTGGTGGTCTCGGCCGGCGTCGGGGCGCCCAGGGCCCAGGTGTCGTACGGGTATCCGGGGCGGGCGCGGCTCCGGTACGGGGGGCGGGGACGGGCCGGGCGGGCGGCCGCGCGGGGCGGGCCGGGGAAGGCGGCGCGGGGGTGGTGCGGGGAACCGGAGCGGTCCGGCTGTCACGTATGGGACGCAGACGGGTGGTGGTCTCCGTGGGCCGCTCGGCGCCGGCGGCGGGCTGCTCGGGCGGCAGCGGGCGTCCGGTGGAACGCGTGGGCGCGGGCGCGGGCGTGGCCGGGCTGGGCTCGGGGGTGGCGGGTGCGGTGCGCCGAGTTGGGGCCTGGGGCGCGGCCGGTGCGGGCGGTGTCGCCGGTGCGGCGGGCTGGAGGGCGTCGCCGATCCGGGAGGCGGGGGGCTCCGGGCGGTCCGTCGCGCGGGACTCCGTAGGGTCGGCGCCGCCGCCCGGTGGCCCGAGGACACCGACGGCGCGGTGGGCACGGCGGGCGCGGGGGCTTTGGCGGGCGTCGCGGGTGCCGGCGGCGCGGAAGACCGTACGGGCGGGGCCGTCGGCGGCCCGGCGGGCCGCAGGGCCTCGCTGATCCGGGACGTGGGGTGCTGCGGCTCGCTGCTCATCCCCGTCCCCTGTCCCCCTGGTCGATCCGCGCGGGCCGGCCGATCCGGTCCCCGGCCGCTCCGCGAAAGCAATGGCCGCCACTCTACGGGCTGTTCTCCCTGACACGGGAACCCAGGGGCCGCCCGCGCGCGGACCGGGCGGGGCGAGCGGTTCGCGGCCCGTACCGGCATACCGGGACAAGGGCCGTGCCTCCCTCCACCCGCCCTCGGCGTCTCTGTCAGGCCCGCCGGGAACGTCCCTGGTCGAGCCCTGGTCGAGCCCTAGTACTGCAACCGCATCTGGGGTGACTGATGGCACTGTTCGTCGTTGATGTGACTGTGTGCTGATGAGTTGACGGTCGAGCAGGTCGAGTCGTGGTCGGAGGGGATAGCCGGGCTGCATGCCCGCTTCGCCCACCGTTTCGGCAGGTCCGAGCCACGTGAGCGAGCGCTGGACTACCTTCAGGGTCTGATCGCTCCTCTGGAGAAAAAGAACGGTTGGACGCTGTCGGAGCAGGTCGGACAGCTCCGCCCGGACGGTGTCCAGCGCCTGCTCAACCTCTCGGACTGGGACGAGAACGCGGTCCGAGACGACATCCGTGACTTCGTCGTGGAGACCATCGGCAGGCCGGACGGTGTCCTGATATGCGACGACACCGGCTTCCTGAAGAAGGGCACGAAGTCGGCCGGCGTGCAGCGGCAGTACTCCGGAACAGCCGGAAGGACCGAGAACTCCCAGATCGGCACCTTCCTGGCCTACGCCTCGGCAGCCGGCCGGGCACTGATCGACCGCGAGCTCTACCTCCCGGCGTCCTGGACGGACGACCGGGACCGCTGCCGGGCCGCCGGCATCGCCGACGAGGTGCCCTTCGCCACCAAGAACGAGCACTTCCGACAGATGGTGCAACGTGCCATCGACGCCGGAGTGCCGTTCGCGTGGGTGACCGCGGACGAGGCGTACGGGCAGGTCAAGCGCACCCGGTTCTGGCTGGAGCAGCGCCGGATCGCGCATGTGATGGCCACCAAGGTCAACGACACAGTGATCACAACGCGTTGGGGCGAGGAACGCGTCGACCGTCTGATCGCCGCGCTGCCCCGGCAGCGCTGGAAGCGGATCTCGGGCGGACAGGGCGCGCACGGGGAGCGAATCTACGACTGGGCCCGTATCGCGATCCGCCCGTGCTGGGAGGACGGCTTCGGGCACTGGGTCCTGGCCCGCCGCAGCGTGGCGGACCCCACCGAGATCGCCTACTACGTCTGCTACGGCCCGGCTGTCTCACGGCTGAAAGACCTGGTCAAGGTGGCCGCGGCGAGGTGGGCGGTGGAGGAGTGTTTCCAGACGGCCAAGGGCGAGTGCGGCCTGGACCACTACCAAGTCCGGCTCTACCGGGCCTGGTACCGACACATCACTCTCTCCATGGCCGCCCTCGCCTACCTGACCGCCATCCGTGCCGCAGAAGCCACAAAAGGGGCACCGTCGACGACGAGCAAGACCTCATACCCCTCAGCGTCCCGGAGATCCGCCGACTGATCGGGCACGTCGTCATCACGCCCCGCCACCACACCAACGAACACCATCTGCACTGGTCACGCTTCCGCAGACGCAGCCAGGCCCGAGCCCGACGCTCCCACTACAAACGCCGAGGCCACACACCCCAGATGCGGTTGCAGTACTAGTCGAGCCACTCCCCGTCCCGCATGAGGACGCGGCCGCGCAGTTCCGCCGTGCCGCGCCACGCGTACACGGTCCGCGGCACCACGCGCAGGTACAGATGGGAGCCCTCCTCCACCCGCGGGTCCCAGCCGAACGTGGCGGTGTAGGCGTCGGCCGCGTCCGCGGGCACGTTCTCGTCCGGGAAGCACTCCGCCTCGCCCTGGAGCATCACCACGTCGACGGTGTCGGGCAGCCCCAGGCGGACACGCGGCTCCGCTCGGACGTTCCGCGCGGTCGCGGCGGCGGCGGTGGTGCACATCCACACGGTTCTCCAGACATCGAGAGGTGTCTCATCTGGGTGAGATCTTGTCTGGCCCGTAGCCGTCGGCAGCGATCTTCCGTTGGCGTGACTGCATACATATGAACGTGCTCAGGTCGGTACGGGAGGGGTCGGTGCGGCTGTACTTCGCCAACCACCGGGCGGTGTGGCGGGTCGGTGATGTCGCGGGGGTCGATCGGTCTCTGCTGGCAGGGGCTCTTGAGCGGTATCGCCTGCCGACCGGTACGCCGGTCCTCCTGGACGATGCGATGCGGCCGGTGGAGCCGGTCTCCTCGTGGTTTCGCAGTCTGGCGCTGGCCCGGCGGGACGCGAAGTCGATGCGGGCCTACGCCTACACGGTGCTGATGCTGCTCGGCTTCCTGCTGGCCCGCGGGGCGGACCTGCGCTCGGCCACCGAGATGTGGACATCTTGCAGTTCCGGCAGTGGCGCCGCGAGGACGCCGAGGACACGGTGGCGGGAACCACCTGGGACCGGGACGCTGCCGCGATCGTCAGCCTCTACAAGCACCTGATCCGCATCGGCTACGTGCGGGTCAGCCCGTGGCGGTCGTCGCAGGGGGAGTCACTGGGCAGCGGTTTCAGCACGGACGTGCGGGTGCGGCATCTGGAGCTGGAGCAGTACCTGTTCTTCCGGGACGTCGGATTCGGTGGGCTGACGCCCGAGGCCGAGCTCGACGAGACGTTCGGCGGGTGGCGCCCACATCGCAACCGGGCCGCGGCCGAGCTCGCGCTGCTGACCGGGATGCGAGCCCAGGAGTGGTCCACGCTGCTGCTGCCCGAGCTCGGCTTGATGGCAGGGCGCCGTCCACGGACCGCCGATGTCGATCTGGCGGCCTGCGCGAAGCAGAAGCGGCCCCGGTCGGTCTACGTCCCGGTCGGCGCAATGGAGTTGCTGGACCCCTACTTGACGATCGAGCGGCCGGAGATCGTGGCGAAGGCCCAGCGCACGCTGCGGCGCCGGCACCGGGACCTGTTCGTGGTCCAGCGGCTGGAGGCCGACGACACGAGGGTGCGGGGCGTTCTCGAAGGACGCACCGTCACCCGCTCCATCAAGGACATGGCCCCGGACCTGCGCCGCGTCACGGTGCTAGAGACCGGTGGCGGGCTGGAGCCGCTGGCGCTCTTCATCGGCCAGGGCGGGAAGATCCTGACCGCCTCGAGCTGGGACCGGGTGCGTTGGAGGGCCTGGGACCGGCTCACAGTCTGGTCGACACATCAAAACTCCCCGCAGCTGCCGCGTCGTTGCTGGGTCTATCACGATCTTCGGCACACCTTCGCCCTGCGTCTGCTGATCTTCCTGACCCGGGAGGCCCTCGGCGACGCCGAGAAGCAACAGCTACCGATGTCGACGCTGCTTGACCACATGACCAGCAACCCGCTGCTGGTGGTCCAGCGCCGGCTCGGTCATGTCCTTCCATCGACGACCTACCGCTACATCCGCTACCTGAAAGACCCGATGCGCGAGGTCGACGACGCTTTCCGCGAGTGGACCGTCGCCGACGGCGCTTCCTACGTCACCATTGCCCGCCACCTGCTGAACCTGGAAGAGAACGCCCATGCCGCGCCGCGGTGAGTACACCCGGAACTTCCCGCTTCCCGGTCCGCGGGCGGCGGAGCCCGTCCGGATCGGGATCCGGACGGTGACCGGCCAGACCGCCGACGGCCGCCAGCAGAGCCCCTCGCTCGATCCAGCCGATTTCACCTGTTCACCCCTCGCGGGCGAGCTGGCGGACGAGTGGGTGGAGAAAGCCGCTGCCGCGACGCTGTCGGCGACCGCCGCGGCGTTGTATCGCCAGGCCATCACGCTGTTCTGCCGGCACGTCGATGCCCACGTTCCCCACGCGGTGAAGGCCTCGCTCGGTGAGCCGGAGCCGGACCTCGCCCACGCGCTGACCGACTGGACCCGCCTGCTGCCCGCCGCCTACGGCCCCGGCTCGCGGGTGCCTGCCGCGCTCGCCGGCAAGCTGCGCATTCTCATCACGCGCCGGGCCGAGCATCCCGACCGCCCGGTCGCGGCCGGCCTGCGTCACTGGGCGAGCGGCCATGTCGGTCTTCGTGGTGGACAGACCCAGGAGCTGGACGAGTTCACCCGCGCGGACAAGAAGGAGCTGGTGAAGGCCGCCTGGTCCGATCACCTCGCGATCACAGCGAGAATCCGGCGGGGCTGGGAAGTGGCGGCCACCGGGAAGGACCCGGCCGAGGACGGCTGGGACCGCCCGGTGAACCTGCTCTGGGCGAT contains the following coding sequences:
- a CDS encoding 50S ribosomal protein L35 (50S ribosomal protein L35 [Streptomyces albus J1074];~Ribosomal protein L35; cl00392;~identified by MetaGeneAnnotator; putative) gives rise to the protein MPKNKTHSGAKKRFKVTGSGKIMRERAGKRHLLEHKSSKLTRRLTGNAEMAPGDSAKIKKMLGI
- a CDS encoding translation initiation factor IF-3 (Translation initiation factor IF-3, C-terminal domain; pfam00707;~Translation initiation factor IF-3, N-terminal domain; pfam05198;~identified by MetaGeneAnnotator; putative;~translation initiation factor IF-3 [Streptomyces cattleya NRRL 8057 = DSM46488];~translation initiation factor IF-3; Reviewed; PRK00028), with translation MSVRQAVAWCNRGGSISAEPRINERIRVPEVRLVGPSGEQVGIVPLAKALELAQEYDLDLVEVAANARPPVCKLMDYGKFKYESAMKAREARKNQAHTVIKEMKLRPKIDPHDYDTKKGHVVRFLKQGDKVKITIMFRGREQSRPELGYRLLQRLAEDVQDLGFVESNPKQDGRNMIMVLGPHKKKTEAMAEAREAQAARKAERLGGAPVSAQDDDEASADLSADTPVDMPAENPEA
- a CDS encoding recA/radA recombinase (RecA/RadA recombinase [Streptomyces davawensis JCM4913];~identified by MetaGeneAnnotator; putative) — protein: MCHNLSRTLWSARTTPRLRLWGMSETPQNESTDSAVPSNPSDTPDFSAMTRDIAEVPAVEVIVTVAVNLMSAAAVKLGLTEEGDEYKDLDEARKLIHTLAGLLDAGVPEISSFHASPLRDGLKSLQLAFREASFVPDEPGQGPGEKYTGPVYG
- a CDS encoding glycine betaine transporter opuD (BCCT family transporter; pfam02028;~Glycine betaine transporter OpuD [Streptomyces venezuelae ATCC10712];~identified by MetaGeneAnnotator; putative), with protein sequence MPLLGERRAAAWPGRAIDLLAVFATVFGTATSLGLGALQVAEGLHLTAGVRASTATELIIIATLSAAFVLSAFSGLHKGVKWLSTLNIVLAAALAAFVFLLGPTVYILDTIPASLGGFLHDVVPMASRTGAFSDRAWLGAWTIFYWAWWLSWAPFVGTFIARISRGRTVREFLVGVLLVPSGATVVWFCVMGGTAIRLESTGAADLAGSVKTGAEASLFAMLDALPIGTVTSYLAMLLVMTYFVTSADSASLVMGSLTSRGALNPPTWLVVAWGVLMAAVAAVLLVAGGLSSLQTATILVALPFVLVMLGLCWALLKELRTDPGAGPARHPALHGVRDAVRAMVGEAITEQGAARHHRLRRAARSRTDKDEDGGT
- a CDS encoding hypothetical protein (identified by MetaGeneAnnotator; putative;~sequence version:1) codes for the protein MEAPQPDAGRARRPTPYIGPYVGSCTGAYSGPGIGKGGRRHEARTADRPPAAGPVPAQFLT
- a CDS encoding hypothetical protein (Hypothetical protein XNR_5226 [Streptomyces albus J1074];~identified by MetaGeneAnnotator; putative), translated to MELKNIPDPGYSDDDGSADPRLAAALAAWAEDRTAHGPVLAALQDARLLVPVVAVLGEIEIDPETGLKKEKTSDMAVPTLTAGDRRALPAFTSMESLHLWDPGARPVAVPLHQALAALVHEKADTLVLDMSGPVPYQVTGSALLALAEGRTSVDPLDDPAVRDAVRAAVAAEPAVLSAHLGPGSADGTLALVLAEDAAPAEAAQRVARALAADETLRARLVRGLDLALLPASATPPGEPFYVRN